From one Spiroplasma endosymbiont of Lasioglossum villosulum genomic stretch:
- a CDS encoding MSC_0882 family membrane protein, whose amino-acid sequence MSKIKFKLFDKFFSQKNRLSDKEDYQKSTNNNTYFSNVVPPINKNKENIHNSDFNENDYNEKKYDGKNIQVTSSYIIPLQEKKTVPINENFTKEKDMYYDQPQTFNTMEIVSYKNSFKIPKPISREIKSEKLKQLILLFIGVMTLIIVSTFIGLYFGMINIKIIPHPVITIPLAIIALTIILINIIEFVTLRREVDLYIERTLKGSLLPPNFIIRNYRKIHANLIIINWISISSYIVLGIIIGIMFLISGQKLTFIIQKWTVNVPDIIKDAITLTIILGVIFFIHMINIVIFKFRKRNIISYYGYEIINPQELNQYKKKINRICMIITIGFTALIFFAIVIPIFVLKRRKKK is encoded by the coding sequence ATGTCTAAAATAAAATTTAAATTATTTGATAAATTTTTTTCACAAAAAAATAGGTTATCAGATAAAGAAGATTATCAAAAATCAACTAATAATAACACTTATTTTAGCAATGTTGTACCACCAATTAATAAAAATAAAGAAAATATTCATAATTCTGATTTTAATGAAAACGATTATAATGAAAAAAAATATGATGGTAAAAATATACAAGTTACTAGTTCTTATATAATACCTTTACAAGAAAAAAAGACAGTGCCGATCAATGAAAACTTTACTAAAGAAAAAGATATGTATTATGATCAACCACAAACATTTAATACTATGGAAATAGTTAGTTATAAAAATAGTTTTAAAATTCCAAAACCAATTAGCAGAGAAATTAAATCAGAGAAGCTAAAACAATTGATTTTATTATTTATTGGTGTTATGACATTAATTATTGTTTCAACTTTTATTGGTTTATATTTTGGTATGATTAACATAAAAATTATTCCTCATCCTGTAATTACTATTCCATTAGCAATTATTGCTCTTACTATTATTTTGATTAATATTATTGAATTTGTGACATTAAGAAGAGAAGTGGATTTATATATTGAAAGAACACTAAAAGGATCGCTATTACCTCCTAATTTTATAATTAGAAATTATCGTAAAATTCATGCTAACTTGATAATTATTAATTGAATAAGTATTAGTAGTTATATTGTTCTTGGTATTATTATTGGCATTATGTTTTTGATTAGTGGTCAGAAATTAACTTTTATTATTCAAAAATGAACAGTTAATGTTCCTGATATTATTAAAGATGCAATAACATTAACAATTATTTTAGGTGTTATTTTCTTTATTCATATGATTAATATTGTTATTTTTAAATTTCGTAAACGTAATATTATAAGTTATTATGGCTATGAAATTATTAATCCACAAGAGTTAAATCAGTACAAAAAAAAGATAAATAGAATATGTATGATTATTACTATTGGTTTTACTGCTTTAATATTTTTTGCAATTGTTATTCCAATATTTGTATTAAAAAGAAGAAAGAAAAAGTAG
- a CDS encoding prolipoprotein diacylglyceryl transferase, translated as MLNLDFVGPHGITDTYGGWFHVYAFAIMSGIFASIIASWVKFKRYRVPTDSLAWSIIFIIPASLFGASFLGKDDPDKSISFFEKFAFWKPGMSIHGGVLFGIIAGAIIFYFVGRKYKISLWIYGDLIIPNILLGQILGRWGNFFNHELLGNVVSYDSLSWLPAFIRDNCFKLIGGPSGNPETINGEIVYRAPIFLYESIANLGLWLAITFIVPNLGKWFGKKPWKVEPDKFQFDFKDNFKYWGKITFNPKYWNKVNRDPKHLTWIKMWNEVYYYNQVPKNVVNKALAEVKPSGKKINDYINKSKKLYEINNPHHYRMMHAGVQMGLYFFGWNLIRFILELQRPPEDLFLINRPILNYTILLLITFFGLFLAIFAQFVAAKYLRSEGWTYEKEY; from the coding sequence ATGTTAAATTTAGATTTTGTTGGACCTCACGGCATTACTGATACTTATGGTGGATGATTTCATGTTTATGCATTTGCTATTATGTCAGGTATTTTTGCTTCAATTATTGCTTCTTGAGTAAAATTTAAACGTTATCGTGTTCCTACTGATTCTTTAGCATGATCAATAATATTTATTATTCCTGCTTCATTATTTGGTGCTAGTTTTCTTGGTAAGGATGATCCTGATAAGTCAATTAGTTTTTTTGAAAAATTTGCATTTTGAAAACCAGGGATGTCTATTCATGGTGGTGTTTTATTTGGCATTATTGCTGGTGCAATTATTTTTTACTTTGTTGGTCGTAAGTATAAAATATCATTATGAATATATGGCGATTTAATTATTCCTAATATTTTATTAGGGCAGATATTAGGACGTTGAGGTAATTTCTTTAATCATGAATTACTTGGTAACGTTGTAAGTTATGATTCATTATCATGATTACCTGCTTTTATTCGTGATAATTGTTTTAAATTAATTGGTGGACCAAGTGGTAATCCCGAAACGATTAATGGTGAAATTGTTTATCGTGCACCAATATTTCTTTATGAATCAATTGCTAATTTAGGTTTATGATTAGCGATTACATTTATTGTTCCAAATCTTGGTAAATGATTTGGTAAAAAGCCATGAAAAGTGGAACCAGATAAGTTTCAATTTGATTTTAAAGATAATTTTAAATACTGAGGAAAAATAACTTTTAATCCAAAATATTGAAATAAAGTAAATCGTGACCCAAAGCATTTGACTTGAATTAAAATGTGAAATGAAGTTTACTATTATAATCAAGTACCAAAAAATGTAGTAAATAAAGCATTAGCAGAAGTCAAACCTTCTGGTAAGAAAATTAATGATTATATAAATAAAAGCAAAAAACTTTATGAAATAAATAATCCACATCATTATCGAATGATGCATGCAGGTGTTCAAATGGGACTTTATTTTTTTGGATGAAATTTAATTAGATTTATTTTAGAGTTACAGCGCCCACCAGAAGATTTATTTTTAATTAATCGTCCAATCCTTAATTATACAATTTTATTATTGATTACTTTCTTTGGTCTGTTTCTAGCAATATTTGCACAATTTGTTGCAGCAAAATATTTACGTAGCGAAGGATGAACATATGAAAAAGAATATTAA
- the lepA gene encoding translation elongation factor 4: protein MDKKYIRNFSIIAHIDHGKSTLADRILELTNAVSKREMKNQLLDSLDLERERGITIKLNSVQLKYQSLDGHTYLLHLIDTPGHVDFTYEVSRSLAACEGAILVVDAAQGIEAQTLANVYLALDNDLAIIPVINKIDLPSAEPEKVKEEIEKVLGLPADYAPLISAKTGINIRDVLEAVIKYIPYPIDADDNEPLRALIFDSLYDKYRGVMAFIRIKTGVIKVGDKVRMMSTGAEYEITELGVRTPKEEKREMLTAGEVGWISGAIKIISDIHVGDTITSVINPADAPLPGYKTLKPMVYCGLYPIDTNKYQELKDALYKIQLSDASLIFTAETSQALGFGFRCGFLGLLHMDVIQERLEREYNLVLISTAPSVIYEVNLTNGEKLIIDNPAKWPTVQTIKSVEEPFVQVTIMTPEQYVGALMQLCQDKRGTYLDLKYADNLRRTLIYNMPLNEIVIDFFDKLKSISKGYASLDYELIGYQESKLVKMDILLAGNIVDTLSVIVHKDFAYDRGRVLCEKLKKLIPKQNFEVAIQAAINNKIIARQTVQAVRKDVIAKCYGGDITRKRKLLEKQKEGKKKMKSIGNVELPPEAFRAVLKIDEEN from the coding sequence ATCGATAAAAAATACATTAGAAATTTTTCAATTATTGCCCATATTGATCATGGTAAATCAACTTTGGCTGATCGTATTTTAGAATTAACTAATGCCGTTTCAAAAAGGGAAATGAAAAATCAATTGTTAGATTCACTGGATTTAGAACGTGAACGTGGCATTACAATTAAACTAAATAGTGTACAGCTTAAATATCAATCATTAGATGGTCATACTTATTTGCTTCACTTAATTGATACTCCAGGTCATGTTGACTTTACTTATGAAGTATCGCGTAGTTTAGCAGCATGTGAGGGTGCCATTTTAGTAGTTGATGCTGCTCAGGGTATTGAAGCACAAACTTTAGCAAATGTATATTTAGCATTAGATAATGACTTAGCAATTATTCCTGTTATTAATAAAATAGATTTACCAAGTGCTGAACCAGAAAAAGTTAAAGAAGAAATTGAAAAAGTATTGGGTTTACCTGCTGATTATGCGCCTTTAATTTCTGCAAAAACAGGTATTAATATTCGCGATGTTTTAGAAGCAGTTATTAAATATATTCCTTATCCAATTGATGCTGATGATAATGAACCATTACGTGCTTTAATTTTTGATTCATTATATGATAAATATCGTGGAGTGATGGCATTTATTAGAATCAAAACTGGTGTAATTAAAGTTGGTGATAAAGTAAGAATGATGTCAACTGGTGCTGAATATGAAATTACTGAATTAGGAGTACGCACACCAAAAGAAGAAAAGAGAGAAATGTTAACAGCTGGTGAAGTTGGTTGAATTAGTGGTGCAATTAAAATAATTAGTGATATTCATGTTGGTGATACGATTACTAGTGTTATTAATCCTGCTGATGCACCATTACCAGGTTATAAAACTTTAAAACCAATGGTTTATTGTGGTTTATATCCAATTGATACTAATAAATATCAAGAATTAAAGGATGCATTATATAAAATTCAATTATCGGATGCCTCATTAATTTTTACTGCTGAAACATCACAAGCATTAGGTTTTGGTTTTCGTTGTGGTTTTTTAGGGTTATTACATATGGATGTTATTCAAGAGCGTTTAGAGCGTGAATATAATTTAGTTTTAATTTCAACAGCTCCTTCTGTAATTTATGAAGTAAATTTAACTAATGGTGAAAAGTTAATAATTGATAATCCAGCAAAATGACCAACTGTGCAAACAATTAAAAGTGTAGAAGAACCATTTGTACAAGTAACAATAATGACACCAGAACAATATGTTGGTGCATTGATGCAATTATGTCAGGATAAACGCGGAACTTATTTAGATCTAAAATATGCTGATAATTTACGAAGAACTCTTATTTATAATATGCCACTGAATGAAATTGTCATTGATTTTTTTGATAAATTAAAATCAATATCAAAAGGTTATGCTTCATTAGATTATGAGTTAATTGGTTATCAGGAAAGTAAATTAGTGAAAATGGATATTTTATTAGCAGGTAATATTGTTGATACATTATCTGTTATTGTTCATAAGGATTTTGCTTATGATCGTGGGCGTGTTTTATGTGAAAAATTAAAAAAATTAATTCCGAAACAAAATTTTGAAGTTGCTATTCAGGCTGCTATTAATAATAAAATTATTGCTCGTCAAACTGTGCAAGCAGTTAGAAAAGATGTTATTGCTAAATGTTATGGTGGTGATATTACAAGAAAAAGAAAACTTTTAGAAAAACAAAAAGAAGGAAAGAAAAAAATGAAATCGATTGGTAATGTTGAATTACCACCAGAAGCATTTCGTGCTGTTTTAAAAATAGATGAAGAAAATTAA
- a CDS encoding BspA family leucine-rich repeat surface protein — MKKILTTLSILAITITVGNVNNVNLNSSSQQNVHIINKTQQDTIYIDKDGEQITTNETDLSNINSKEIVQIGFYKNIINQIQVVKMPKTIQKVPDQLPPEITSLKHMFWDAIVFNQDISKWDISKVTDLNLIFQNAIAFNQSLADWNTSNVINMNSMFADALTFNQNISNWNTSNATNMNKMFFNARSFNQNLSKWNVKKIIEHSNFATGSKIDNPNKLPKFKQ; from the coding sequence ATGAAAAAAATATTAACAACATTAAGTATTTTAGCAATTACAATTACTGTTGGAAATGTAAATAATGTTAATTTAAATAGTAGTTCGCAACAAAATGTACATATAATTAATAAAACTCAACAAGACACAATTTACATTGACAAAGATGGAGAACAAATAACAACTAATGAAACAGATTTATCAAATATAAATAGCAAAGAAATTGTTCAAATTGGATTTTATAAAAACATCATTAATCAAATTCAAGTGGTTAAAATGCCAAAAACAATTCAAAAAGTGCCAGATCAATTACCACCAGAAATAACTTCTTTAAAACACATGTTTTGAGATGCTATTGTCTTCAATCAAGATATTTCAAAATGAGACATTTCAAAAGTAACAGATTTAAATCTTATCTTTCAAAATGCTATTGCATTTAATCAAAGTCTTGCAGATTGAAATACATCAAATGTAATAAATATGAATTCAATGTTTGCTGATGCTTTAACATTTAATCAAAATATTTCAAATTGAAATACTTCTAATGCAACAAATATGAATAAAATGTTTTTTAATGCAAGATCATTCAATCAAAACCTTTCAAAATGAAATGTAAAAAAAATAATAGAACACAGTAATTTTGCTACTGGCTCAAAAATTGATAATCCCAATAAATTACCAAAATTTAAACAATAA
- a CDS encoding ETX/MTX2 family pore-forming toxin yields MKNKGYWLENMKLNIKNNTNIEQPLSTQEYDKEVTNTYSVTNTYDVGISEKISIPFEETTFNFNFGHSTTNTNSESVTLKYPSQKINVLPHKKVNIDYDIFLNNTKSDYILTLKLDKSSTFSGNLYYWEDNVNKGWQTYNFYELLTELNKNQFANNCLMYANNNELYYSIPLTLYGKSNELDVTVNPEQPI; encoded by the coding sequence ATGAAAAATAAAGGTTATTGATTAGAAAATATGAAACTTAATATTAAAAATAATACAAACATTGAACAACCACTTAGTACACAAGAATACGATAAAGAAGTAACAAATACTTATTCTGTTACTAATACATATGATGTTGGTATAAGTGAAAAAATATCAATACCTTTTGAAGAAACAACCTTTAATTTTAACTTTGGTCATAGTACCACAAATACAAATTCTGAATCAGTAACATTAAAATATCCATCTCAAAAAATAAATGTATTACCTCATAAAAAGGTAAACATAGATTATGATATATTTTTAAATAATACTAAATCTGACTATATTCTAACTTTAAAATTAGATAAGAGTTCAACTTTTTCTGGAAATTTATATTATTGAGAAGATAATGTTAATAAAGGTTGACAAACATATAATTTCTATGAGCTTCTAACAGAATTAAATAAAAATCAATTTGCTAATAATTGTTTAATGTATGCTAACAATAACGAACTATATTATTCTATTCCATTAACCTTATATGGTAAATCTAATGAATTAGATGTTACAGTCAATCCAGAACAACCAATTTAA
- the fmt gene encoding methionyl-tRNA formyltransferase, with protein MKKFKILFMGSSFFSENILKTLLITMKNEVEIVGVVCQPDRKIGRKQEVVPLAIKQLAEEYQIPVFQPENIIESLKSLQLLNIDVILTCAYGQFLPKAILNLPKYKCLNIHASLLPSLRGGAPIQWAIINGLQTTGITLMKMVSKMDAGAIYVQEQVSIGIEDTYTSLVNKLITLAQNMLIKYLLKIINNEIQEQEQDENKVTFGLNIKRSDEKINWNLSAQLISCHVRGLYNTPIAYTTLNDNIYKIHQVAVTNELSNALPGTIVAINKLGIIVATKTNNIVIKVIQPAGKKEIIAACYYGSKINSIAIGFIFK; from the coding sequence ATGAAAAAATTTAAAATTTTATTTATGGGTTCTTCTTTTTTTTCTGAAAATATTTTAAAAACATTGTTAATAACAATGAAAAATGAAGTTGAGATAGTTGGTGTTGTTTGTCAGCCAGATCGTAAAATTGGTCGTAAACAAGAAGTTGTTCCTTTAGCAATTAAACAATTGGCAGAAGAATATCAAATCCCTGTTTTCCAACCAGAAAATATTATTGAAAGTTTAAAAAGTTTACAATTATTAAATATTGATGTTATTCTTACTTGTGCTTATGGTCAATTTTTACCAAAAGCAATTTTAAATTTACCAAAATATAAATGTTTAAATATTCATGCTTCATTATTACCATCATTGCGTGGTGGTGCCCCTATTCAATGAGCAATTATTAATGGATTACAAACTACTGGTATTACATTAATGAAAATGGTAAGTAAAATGGATGCAGGAGCAATTTATGTTCAAGAACAAGTTTCAATTGGTATTGAGGATACATATACTTCTTTAGTTAATAAGTTGATAACTTTAGCACAAAATATGTTAATAAAATATTTATTAAAAATCATTAATAATGAAATACAAGAGCAAGAACAAGATGAAAATAAAGTAACTTTTGGTTTAAATATTAAAAGAAGTGATGAAAAAATTAATTGAAATCTTTCAGCACAATTAATTTCATGTCATGTTCGTGGATTGTATAATACACCAATCGCTTATACTACATTGAATGATAATATATACAAAATTCATCAAGTAGCAGTAACTAATGAATTATCAAATGCTCTGCCAGGAACAATTGTTGCAATAAATAAATTAGGTATTATTGTTGCCACTAAAACTAATAACATAGTAATTAAGGTTATTCAACCAGCAGGTAAAAAAGAAATTATAGCAGCTTGTTACTATGGTTCTAAAATTAATTCAATTGCAATTGGTTTTATCTTTAAATAG
- a CDS encoding DUF2779 domain-containing protein produces the protein MKIYKDDYKHFRICRKLSWFLNTKNYALAKHLIEEKKIINFVELTHTKTSSKFKSNLITISDLDDDTFENNYNEEDDSEFYLGETIADGIETGYYAQEYFKVKYSYFNFESEPGNNVIEIINNKEYDVLFEPRFEYQGCVTKCDILKRNNDGWDLIEVKAVTWVKEEHMWDLLYQYDILTKCGIKVVNTYIMYLNNNYVKKEKIDLNELFIVNGSTWQKSPNTKKSFSLFESIQDEILNNNLKLQYENIKNIIKISDIDEIVKLLTLSYCHENSNQFCPHIFKYFSIHNTIFELYRLRKTKKALWYYEEDLLEINDERLLPFLTKSNLHLRQYDVIKNGEKLIDGNKFVDLKIEYKKYQYPIYMYDFETMKSAIPKFKNSKPYQQIPFQYSVHVLLAPDFDFKTYKSIKHYEFLADGNDDPREMLTKKLCHDLINIHGKGTYVAYNQSFEKSVLKKLAYYYPQYKNKLSLIHDGTIDLQDFFKEFKIYKEQFYGSLSIKKTLPAFEPSFSYEGLVIKKGDMASEVFRRRVENNISLTNWIHNFRENMLKYCAQDTLGMVVLFWHVKNIIEMYKAKIEGENYEKI, from the coding sequence ATGAAAATTTATAAAGATGATTATAAGCATTTCCGTATTTGTCGAAAACTTTCATGATTTTTAAATACAAAAAATTATGCTTTAGCTAAGCATTTAATTGAAGAGAAAAAGATAATAAATTTTGTTGAACTAACGCATACTAAAACAAGTAGTAAATTTAAATCTAATTTAATTACTATTTCTGATTTAGATGATGATACATTTGAAAATAATTATAATGAAGAAGATGATTCTGAATTTTATCTTGGTGAAACAATTGCAGATGGTATTGAAACTGGGTACTATGCTCAAGAATATTTTAAAGTAAAATATTCTTATTTTAATTTTGAGTCTGAACCGGGTAATAATGTCATAGAAATTATTAATAATAAAGAGTATGATGTTTTATTTGAACCAAGATTTGAATATCAGGGCTGTGTTACTAAGTGTGATATTTTAAAACGAAATAATGATGGTTGGGATTTAATTGAAGTAAAAGCAGTAACTTGAGTTAAAGAAGAACATATGTGAGATTTACTTTATCAGTATGATATTTTAACCAAATGTGGAATTAAAGTAGTTAATACTTATATTATGTATTTAAATAATAATTATGTTAAGAAAGAAAAAATAGATTTAAATGAATTATTTATTGTTAATGGATCAACTTGGCAAAAAAGTCCTAATACTAAAAAAAGTTTTAGTCTTTTTGAATCAATTCAAGATGAAATTTTAAATAATAATTTGAAATTACAATATGAAAATATTAAGAATATTATTAAAATTAGTGATATTGATGAAATAGTTAAATTATTAACTTTATCTTATTGTCATGAAAATAGTAATCAATTTTGTCCTCATATTTTTAAATATTTTTCTATTCATAATACTATTTTTGAATTATATCGTTTAAGAAAAACTAAGAAAGCATTGTGATATTATGAAGAAGATTTGTTAGAAATTAATGATGAAAGATTATTACCATTTTTAACAAAGTCTAATTTACATTTAAGACAATATGATGTAATTAAAAATGGTGAAAAATTAATTGATGGCAATAAATTTGTTGATTTAAAAATTGAATACAAAAAGTACCAATATCCAATTTATATGTATGATTTTGAGACTATGAAATCTGCAATACCTAAGTTTAAAAATAGTAAACCATATCAACAAATTCCTTTTCAATATTCTGTCCATGTATTATTGGCACCAGATTTTGATTTTAAAACTTATAAATCAATTAAACATTATGAATTTTTAGCAGATGGAAATGATGATCCAAGAGAAATGTTAACAAAAAAATTATGTCATGATTTAATTAATATTCATGGTAAGGGTACGTATGTTGCTTATAATCAATCATTTGAGAAATCTGTTCTTAAAAAATTAGCTTATTATTATCCTCAATATAAAAATAAATTATCATTAATCCATGATGGTACTATTGATTTACAAGATTTTTTTAAAGAATTTAAAATTTATAAAGAACAGTTTTATGGTTCTCTTTCAATTAAAAAAACTTTACCAGCATTTGAACCTTCCTTTTCTTATGAAGGATTAGTTATTAAAAAAGGAGATATGGCATCAGAAGTTTTTCGTAGAAGAGTTGAAAATAACATTAGTTTAACTAATTGAATTCATAATTTTCGTGAAAATATGTTAAAATATTGTGCTCAAGATACTTTAGGTATGGTAGTATTATTCTGACATGTAAAAAATATTATTGAAATGTACAAAGCAAAAATTGAGGGCGAAAATTATGAAAAAATTTAA
- the rpsT gene encoding 30S ribosomal protein S20, producing MANIASQIKRIKTNQKRNEINKSYKSKVKTALKKAEISIKNKAENATVLVNEVCSLIDKAVVKGIYHINKAARQKSKIMTKLAKAK from the coding sequence ATGGCTAACATTGCATCACAAATTAAAAGAATTAAAACAAACCAAAAAAGAAATGAAATTAATAAAAGTTATAAATCTAAAGTTAAAACTGCTTTAAAAAAAGCTGAAATATCAATAAAAAACAAAGCAGAAAATGCTACAGTACTTGTTAATGAAGTATGTAGTTTAATTGATAAAGCTGTTGTTAAAGGCATTTATCACATTAATAAAGCTGCTCGTCAAAAATCTAAAATTATGACTAAATTAGCAAAAGCAAAATAA
- a CDS encoding threonine/serine dehydratase produces the protein MENLVSEEIIEETYSKIKDKISKTSLIKADKLSSFSGNNIFLKLENLQKTGSFKIRGALNKILNLSKEQQAKGLIAATKEFGGAKCTVKLCGNMFDDAMSEALRLEKEEGLTLVHPYDDNFVIAGQGTIGLEIYEQMNAMGKEIDYCLVPIGGGGLLSGISIYLKSKNPNIKFIGIEAQNVDSYNQALKQGKPFKIQGKSSIADGIAVKQTGELTFNILKKNVDKVITVSEEEIAQAMLFLLEKCKIVTEGSGAVSVAAILSGKLDKIIGKDKNVVCVISGGNVDITTLGTIINSALISSHRRVPFSVNGKINNSTISEIINIITKNGASIYKIHSTFDCNKLDISNFSIFIVMDTSDEFQKNKIFAEIRASSSNFTLLAK, from the coding sequence GTGGAAAATTTAGTAAGTGAAGAAATAATTGAAGAAACGTATTCAAAAATTAAAGATAAAATTAGTAAGACAAGTTTGATAAAAGCAGATAAACTTTCTTCATTTTCTGGTAATAATATATTTTTAAAGTTAGAAAATTTACAAAAAACAGGTAGTTTTAAAATTAGAGGCGCTTTAAATAAAATTCTTAATTTATCAAAGGAACAGCAAGCAAAGGGTTTAATTGCTGCTACTAAAGAATTTGGTGGTGCTAAATGTACTGTTAAACTTTGTGGTAATATGTTTGATGATGCAATGTCTGAAGCATTAAGACTTGAAAAAGAAGAAGGGTTAACGTTAGTTCATCCATATGATGATAATTTTGTTATTGCTGGTCAAGGTACAATTGGTTTGGAAATATATGAACAAATGAATGCAATGGGTAAAGAAATTGATTATTGTTTAGTTCCAATTGGTGGAGGAGGACTTTTAAGTGGTATTTCAATTTATTTAAAAAGTAAAAATCCAAATATTAAATTTATTGGTATTGAAGCACAAAATGTTGATTCTTATAATCAAGCTTTAAAACAAGGAAAACCATTTAAAATTCAAGGTAAAAGTTCAATTGCTGATGGAATTGCTGTTAAACAAACAGGGGAATTAACATTTAATATTTTAAAGAAAAATGTTGATAAAGTTATTACTGTTAGCGAAGAAGAAATTGCACAAGCAATGTTATTTTTATTAGAAAAATGTAAAATTGTAACTGAAGGTAGTGGTGCTGTTAGTGTTGCTGCTATTCTTTCTGGTAAATTAGATAAAATCATTGGTAAAGATAAAAATGTTGTTTGTGTAATTAGTGGTGGCAATGTTGATATTACTACATTAGGAACAATTATTAATAGTGCCTTAATTAGTTCACATCGACGAGTTCCTTTTTCAGTTAACGGTAAAATTAATAATAGTACTATTAGCGAAATTATTAATATTATTACTAAAAATGGTGCTTCTATTTATAAAATTCACAGTACATTTGATTGTAATAAATTAGATATTAGTAATTTTAGTATTTTTATAGTTATGGATACATCAGATGAATTTCAAAAAAATAAAATTTTTGCTGAGATTAGAGCATCAAGTTCTAACTTTACATTATTAGCTAAATAA